Genomic segment of Streptomyces sp. NA02950:
TCTCGCGCATGCCCTGCGGGTCCAGGCCGTTGGTCGGCTCGTCGAGGATCAGCAGCTCACGCGGCTGGAGCAGGGCGGCGGCCAGGCCGAGGCGCTGCTTCATGCCGAGCGAGTAGGCGCGGGCCTTCTTCCCGGCCGCCGCGGCGAGACCCACCCGGTCCAGGGCGGAGGCGGCGCGGGCGCGGCGGGTGCGCGGATCGGCGGTGGGGTCGGCGGCGTCGTAGCGCAGCAGATTGTCCCGGCCGGTCAGATGGGAGTAGAGGGCGGGGCCCTCGATGAGGGCCCCGACCCTGGGCAGCACGCTCCGGGCGGCGCGCGGCATGGGCTCGCCGAGCAGCCGGGCCGCTCCGGAGGTCGGCTCGATCAGACCCATGAGCATGCGGATGGTCGTCGTCTTCCCCGAGCCGTTGGGCCCGAGGAAGCCGAAGACGCTGCCCCGCGGCACCGTCAGGTCAAGCCCGTCGACGGCGAGCTGACCGCCCCGGTAGCGCTTGGTGAGCCCGCGGGTCTCGACCGCGGCCCCGGTTCCGTCCACGGGCTCCCCTTCGCCGTACTGCTGTGGTGCGTCAGTGCTGCGGTGCGTCAGTGCTGTGGCGCGTTCCGTCCTGACCGGCCGGACGGCTCACTTGGCCTTGTTGGCTGCGGCGACCAGGGCGTCCTTGTCGACCGCGCCGACGAAGACCTTGCCGTCGTCGGTGAGCAGGGCGTTCACCAGGCGGGTGCTGAAGACATGGCCGGCCCCGAAGTCGCCCTTGACCTTCTCGCCGAGGCCGTCGAGGAACGCTCCGGCCTCCTTGTCCGCTCCGCCGTCGCCACCCTGGCCCGGTGCCGCGGGCGTGCCGCCCTCGGGGCCGTCGATGCGGGCGATGCTGTCCCAGCCCTCGCCGATCACCTTCAGCCCGGACAGCGCCTCCTGCGCGTCCTTGCCGTTCATCCCGTCCTTGGCACCGCGCTTGTGGTCGCTCTCCTCGGTGACCTTGGCGCCCTTGGGCGGGGTGAAGTCGAAGGTGCCCGCCTTGGGCTTGCCGAAGTCGACCTTGGTGTAGGCCACGTCGACCACGGCCTTGCCGCCGCTCTTGGGGGCGAGGGTGAACTTCAGCGGGGTGCCGTTGTCCGCGTCCACCGCGATCCGGATCGAGCCGACCGTGGTGTCGCCGGACTTGGGCTTGATCAGCAGCTCGTAGGCGTCCCGCCCGGCGACCCGGGTGGTGCCGTCGACCGTGACGTCCGTGGTGTCGTCCACGGAGGCGAGCACCTGCTTGGCGAACTGCTGCGGGGTGACGTCCTCGAGGTCCTTGGGCAGCTCGCGCCGGTGGTCCTTCTCGGCTCCGGTGCCCTTCGGGGCGGTGGAGTGGAAGACCGCGTTGGACTTGCTGTCGTACGCCCAGGTCTCGTCGCCGTTGTGGATCAGGCTGTACTCGGCGGCGTTCTCGATGATCGACACCCGCTGCCGCTCCGGTCCGTCCGCTGCCACCCGCAGGGTGTGCGAACCGGAGGCCAGCTCCATCAGCTTGGACTCGGGTGCGGCGGAGGCGCCGCCGTCACCGCCCTCCCCGCCCGCTCCGCCGCCGACGCCGGAGAAGGAACCGCCGCCGGGCAGCGAGGGCAGTCCCAGATCGGTGGTGATCTTCACCGAGCCGGACAGCCGCTCGGTGTCCGATGCGGCCATCTTGCTGATGAGCTTCTCCGCCGAGATCTTCGGCAGATCGGGGTCACCGCTGCTGGCGAGGGCCGGTACCAGCCCTATCGTGGCCGCCGCAACCCCCGCGACCGCGACCGGGACGGCGTACCGGGCGGCCTTCGTACGTCGTGTCGGGGGCCCCTCGTCCCAGAAGCCGTCGTCCGCGACCTGTGTCGGTCGGATCCGTGCCATATGTGCTCTACCTCCGTCGTGGGCGGCGGTTGTCAGCCTGCACTCGTCCACCTCTCGGGCCATTGTCGCCCGTTCCCGCCCGGTGGTGGTGATTTCATCCCACCAAATAGACCGCCTCCTGGCGTCAGCCCGCAGGATCAAGTGCGCTCTCATGCTCGGGTATGACAACCATCGCCGGACGGGCGAGGCCGTACTTCCCCGGGAGACCCCGGGGAAGAGGGAGCCCCTGGGGGAACGGCACGGGCGGGCCGGGCGGGATCAGCCCGCGCGGTGCACCACCGCGTCGCACAGCCCCTCGAGGGCGGCCTTCGCGGCACCCTCGGGCAGCGGCGCCAGCATCGAACGGGCCTCCGCCGCATAGCGGAGGGTGTCCTGGCGGGCCTCCTCCAGCGCCGGGTGGGCCCGCAGCCGCCGCAGCACCTCGGCATGACGGGCGTCATCGGTGAGGTCCCCGGCGAGCAGCTCGCACAGCTCACGGTCCTCGGCCGTACCGCTGGCCGCCGCCCGGGCCCGCAGATGCAGTACGGGGAGGGTGGCGATGCCCTCGCGCAGATCGGTGCCGGGGGTCTTGCCCGACTCATGGCTGTCGCTGGCGATGTCCAGCACGTCGTCGGCCAGCTGGAAGGCCATGCCCAGCCGCTCGCCGTACTGGGTCAGGATGTTGACGATCGACTCGTCGGCGCCGGACATCATCGCGCCGAACCGTCCGGAGACGGCGATGAGCGAGCCGGTCTTGCCCGCCAGCACATCCAGATAGTGCTCGATCGGGTCCTGTCCGTCGCGCGGTCCGGCGGTCTCCAGGATCTGGCCGGTCACCAGCCGCTCGAACGCCTCGGCCTGGATCCGGACCGCCTCCGGGCCGAGGTCGGCCAGGATGTGCGAGGCCCGGGCGAAGAGGAAGTCGCCTGTGAGCACCGCCACCGAGTTGCCCCAGCGGGCGTTGGCGCTGGACACCCCGCGCCGCACCTCCGCCTCGTCCATCACATCGTCGTGGTACAGCGTCGCCAGATGGGTCAGCTCGACAACCACGGCGGAGGGCACCACACCGGGTGCGTGCGGATCGCCGAACTGCGCGGCGAGCAGCACCACCAGCGGACGGAACCGCTTCCCGCCCGCCCGCACCAGATGCTGGGCGGCCTCGGTGATGAAGGGCACATCACTCTTGGTGGCCTCCAACAGGCCCTCTTCGACAGCCGTCAGCCCGGCCTGGGTGTCGGCTTCCAGAGTCTGGTCCCGCACGCTCAGCCCAAGGGGCCCGATGACGCTCACGGGGTACTCCTGTCTGCCTACGATCACGCGGAATGTCGATGTGTCGCTGCCTTCACCAACAGGCAGCGTATCCGGTCGGGTATCGATCACTGTGGGCGGCTTCCCGCCTTGTGCGCCTCACAGCGTCCATGCCCCTGAGCGACCGGCATCCCCACGCAGTACCGCGATCACCAGCAGATCATTCCTCCCGTTCCCCGGCCGTTCGGTGAACGGCCGGGGAACGGGCCCCGCTGTGTCATCCGTGGGCGGCCGCCACCACCGCCTTCGCCGACCGCGGCGACGCGGCCGCCCGCACCGCGCAGCGAG
This window contains:
- a CDS encoding ABC transporter ATP-binding protein, with amino-acid sequence MDGTGAAVETRGLTKRYRGGQLAVDGLDLTVPRGSVFGFLGPNGSGKTTTIRMLMGLIEPTSGAARLLGEPMPRAARSVLPRVGALIEGPALYSHLTGRDNLLRYDAADPTADPRTRRARAASALDRVGLAAAAGKKARAYSLGMKQRLGLAAALLQPRELLILDEPTNGLDPQGMREIRSLVRALAGEGTTVFLSSHLLDEIEQVCTHAAVMAQGKLITQGTVAELAASSRGRLSVTTPDPTDAVRVLKEHGVTDLVVLDERVLGELPRTPLELADLNAALVREGVRVRAFGTERASLEDAFVALTGEGFDVAG
- a CDS encoding sigma-E factor regulatory protein RseB domain-containing protein, producing the protein MARIRPTQVADDGFWDEGPPTRRTKAARYAVPVAVAGVAAATIGLVPALASSGDPDLPKISAEKLISKMAASDTERLSGSVKITTDLGLPSLPGGGSFSGVGGGAGGEGGDGGASAAPESKLMELASGSHTLRVAADGPERQRVSIIENAAEYSLIHNGDETWAYDSKSNAVFHSTAPKGTGAEKDHRRELPKDLEDVTPQQFAKQVLASVDDTTDVTVDGTTRVAGRDAYELLIKPKSGDTTVGSIRIAVDADNGTPLKFTLAPKSGGKAVVDVAYTKVDFGKPKAGTFDFTPPKGAKVTEESDHKRGAKDGMNGKDAQEALSGLKVIGEGWDSIARIDGPEGGTPAAPGQGGDGGADKEAGAFLDGLGEKVKGDFGAGHVFSTRLVNALLTDDGKVFVGAVDKDALVAAANKAK
- a CDS encoding polyprenyl synthetase family protein, translated to MSVIGPLGLSVRDQTLEADTQAGLTAVEEGLLEATKSDVPFITEAAQHLVRAGGKRFRPLVVLLAAQFGDPHAPGVVPSAVVVELTHLATLYHDDVMDEAEVRRGVSSANARWGNSVAVLTGDFLFARASHILADLGPEAVRIQAEAFERLVTGQILETAGPRDGQDPIEHYLDVLAGKTGSLIAVSGRFGAMMSGADESIVNILTQYGERLGMAFQLADDVLDIASDSHESGKTPGTDLREGIATLPVLHLRARAAASGTAEDRELCELLAGDLTDDARHAEVLRRLRAHPALEEARQDTLRYAAEARSMLAPLPEGAAKAALEGLCDAVVHRAG